aaaaaaattatcattaaagTAGGTACAAAGTTTCCTTTCAaagaatagcttcttgccacctccgAAAGAACAGACCACTTTCCTGGCACAGAAGTCCttcattattccaaagctagcggcggctcaaacagaagaagatttcttacaattgatcAAACGGTTGTGAGCGCCTCTTCCAAAGGAAATCgaagcttcatcttcctcttcagCACCATTTCGTGATAGACctagatggtgactcgaacgaagatgactgttttggGATATTCAAGCCCATCAAATGATACGTCTGCAAAGCCCTTGGattgaaaaccagaaatggcagtccaaaatatttatgtaatgggccaaatgcctaataaaaaaaaagagtcatttaaaaagaaaaagaaagaagaaaagacttTTAAAAAGCAAGATTCTTTTCAAAGCTGAAAGTAGTGGAGCATCTTACTCCATTAtcaaaagaatacaaaagacgTGGAGCCCCTCATTTCACTATGAAGAGCATTCAAAGCTTCAAGgctgaagacctctataaatagaggagtttTCCAAAGAAGGTAGACTGAAAAATAACAAGAgactcttgtattcttcaagtcacaccattagaaatatagtgagaaaagagagagtgtgagagtgatagtgagaaaaccaccttcctcttgtattgaattcctcttgtaagttatatttcttttgtttaaagcttttattttgtttaaagcttttattccaaagattgtatatttgtctatttattaataaatttttcatcttatcttccatttttatttaaaatttaacaagcgtatgctctgaaTCATTAGATTCATCGCATTGGgctttattaattagttaatataatattaaaatataattaatatcctATCTCTCAtcaatgtaatttattaattaataaattaacagaaaaaaatttaaaattatataactttCAATTCCATATGTCAAAagtatatataagaaaattaagcacacgtgtcaaaaaaatcttaagattcaaaaattaatataaatatatatatttgaaaaattaatttttagaaaatctaaatttcAGCCATTAATATTagtgaaaattaatattatttttacaaaaagtaactttataaaaaatatggatTTTTTTGCAAGAATTATTAGATATCcaatttataattcaaatatgAACTCAAAATCCAAGACAGATTGACGTTGACTTGGGATGGGCACAGAAAATGGGATGATCATCTTCATCTTATACTACTCttggttaaaaaaaaaaaagatttcgACAACGTTGCCCACAAGTGATGCGGGCACTCGTAGTCCCATTGATGTTTTGTCTTCCAAGCGCATCTTCGAGTCAAGCGACTGCAATAAACTGTTACACCGCTGCTAGCTGGAACCGGATCTTGTCATACccattatattttagttttatattgcTAGTGGGCTCATTATAGCTCAATCAGTGGACAATTCTAGTTGATCAACTTTATGATATGCACATGGTGTTGCTGCTTTAGTGTTAAGTTATGATGGGTCACCAGTGATGTTAAAACATTTGTTAATTATGAGTATGTGCATACGTGCAGAAGTTGACCCAATTTAAGAATGACAAGGAAATGGAAGGCGCGGCCGCCCATGTTCCGGACGGAACCTTCCAATGCTCTAAACATTATGGCAGCACTTACATGGGACAAAAGGCTAATATTCTATGTCGTCAAAGGTGGCGTCTCCGTCTCCCCAGTAAAATCTCTTTACGAGGTTTATAAATGAACTTCATAGTTTGCAATGCTCACTCCCAGACAGAGATCGGATGGAGATGGTACAAGATGCGGTGATAGTTGGTGCGGGAATAGCAGGGTTGGCCACTGCAGTGGCATTGAAGAGAGTAGGGATTCAAGCTTTGATACTGGAGCGATCGGATGGGCTACGAGCCACTGGTTCTGCCTTGACCCTCTTTCCTAATGCTTGGCTCGCCCTTGATGCTCTTGGTGTTTCTCATAAGCTCACTTCCTTTTATTCTTCTGCCTTAAGGTACTGTAtatacattattatttataggaTGACTTTTTGCCATCATATTAAACCACTCCAGAATCACGTTATGTTTTGAAACTAATCAGGGGATCTGTAACTAATGTTGCTACTGGAGCTGTTCAAGAGATTTCATTCGTTGGAAATAATGGGTAAGCTTCTTTGATTCAAGACCAGCTACTTTATTTGCTTtcaataatttagtaatttgaTACACTCAATCATTTCCCGATAGACCCagttataatttttgaaactgATTTTCATCTGCATGTTCTTCACTGGAAACAGAGGGCCCAAATCAGTTCATCGCAAAGCTCTGCTAGAGGCTCTGGTACAAGAATTGCCAGCTGATTCAGTTAGATTTTCTTCCAAGTTCACTGCCATTGAAATGGTAGAACAAGGAGGTACTTCCATTCCTGTTGTGCATTTGGAAGATGGAACTACTGTCAAATCAAAGGTatcatatttatcaaattcttttatctGGGACTCtaatttgtcatttttacatattataaaGCATTCTTGTTTTTGGGACATCATTGTAGGTGTTAATAGGGTGTGATGGGGTGCATTCCGTGGTGGCACAATGGCTTGGGCTCTCTGCACCATTCCATTCAGGTCGATCATCTGTGCGTGGATTGTCTGTATTCCCACAAGGCCATGGACTTGAGCAAGCAATCAAGCAATTTGTGGATGTAGGCAAAAGGGCTGGTTTTGTCCCTCTAAATGACAAAGAAATCTATTGGTTTTTAACTTGCCCTGAAGGTTAGcagtaattatattattttcaggAATTGTCAAGTCTGTGCATTCGGTTCATATATAtcctataattatttttatgccGGCTTGTTAATGCAACCAGCCAGACcgttgaatgatttcttgaaaTGTAATTGCTTAACAGAGAAAGCTTGATTTtgaatttcagaaaaaaacATGCAGAGGGATCCAGAATTAATACAAAAGGAAGTCGTTGAAAAGTATGCAGAGAACTTCCCCTCACTATTCTTAGAAGTGGTTCGACATGCTGATCTATCAACATTAACATGGGCACCATTGATGTTGAGGCACCCATGGAATGTAATATTTGGGAACCTAAGCAAAGGAAATGTGACAGTAGCTGGCGATGCAATGCATCCAATGACACCTGATCTAGGACAAGGTGGGTGTTCAGCACTGGAGGATGCAGTAGTACTAGGCAGACACATTGGCaactcttttataaaaaatggaAGATTTGTTGAGGAGGACATGGCTCTAGCCCTTGAAGGGTATGTTAAAGAAAGAAGGTGGAGAGCTGCTGGGTTGATAACAGGGTCATATTTATCAGGATGGATTCAACAAAGTGGGTCTAATTGGTGGATGAAGTTCTTAAGGGATGCTATATTTTATGGATTCCTCTTTCGTAAGGTCTTGAATGCTGTTGTTTATGATTGTGGGACGCTGCCTAGTGCCCCCGGTGAGCAACATTCCTCTAATAAAACAGACTAGATTCTTCTAAGAATTCAGTTGTAGCTCATTGCAGTATGTAAGCATTGGAAAAGGCTGGCATATGGTGTTGTAAATCAGCAATCtcaacttcttcttttcttttttctttcaatttttttacttgTGTAAATATGAGatgctttttgtttttttaacaataaatacGATCATTATATTAGTGTTTTAAACGTGAGAGAAGAGATCAGAAAGGAGAGATCTCAAATTAGAGACCTCAACTCCCAACACACTAAGTGTCTGACCACCAAATTAAAAGCCTGATGATGTAATATAAAGTATTTCAGTTAGACTATTTTCACTTACAATTAAATCTTTGGAGTATACGAGTTTCCCCTATTTAAGCTGTAGGCCAATTAATAAAAGGCTTAATTATCTTAAGAATCTCAAACTGATAACTTTTTAACAATTCTATCCTACTACAAGAAACAACGTATTTTATGACAATTTTTTTGCTACACACTCAATTCTATCACAAATTATCGGTTAATAGttacaaaatttcataatccGTCATTAAACATTTACTTTTGTGGCGACCTCTATTTTTGTCaccattaatttattattttgtcactaatttatatcttttttgacaacaaaaaaaaagaactcatCACATCCAGTTTGAGTGGCAACATTTGGCACCaaaattttggagaaaaagtttttaaatgacaaaatgatattaattgaTGACAACATGTGGCGTCATAAAACATTCATTTTGATGagatcatttttttaattgataaaagaatGTGATACTTATTTCatcactattaaatatattttgcgatgataaatataatttcgTCACGATTCTGATTAGAAGTAAAAtgttatttcaaaatatttgaaGGTATACATTTTGAGatgggaaaaaaaataataatttatgacaTTTTTATCGTcataaaattactaatattatatgataatatcattatttgtCACTAATTAGGTAAAGTAAGTGATAAAATGTATTCATCATGACAATTTATATTTCCCATGATGATAAATACAACTTTGTCACAATTTTAACGATataatagtattaaattatgaCAACTTATATTGTcactaaaaattttaatttttatatgacAACATCATAGCTCATCAAtaattaatgaagaaattaagTAACAAAATCCTTTTGTcgttaatatttatattatgcgacaaaaaatacattttttgTATAGTTTTATGTAGAGGCAAAAATATGTGCCAAAGATTAAGGCGGATTTTTgataatacaataatattaatacattattatcgtcattaaaatattaatttatatgataatCTCATATTTCGTCATTAATTAGTTAAGATGATAAGTGACAAATTCTCTTCAtcacaaatatttatattttgtgaCGTTGAATATAAATTCGTcacatttttatttgaaggcaaaaataaatgccaaatatatgtaatttctaatgatattaatattaaaattttaattttactatgaTGATTtcataattgatattaattagTTGTAAAATAAGTGATGAAATCataatatcataaattatttcatCAAGATCATGtaaatttaatcataaaattatattattaacaatATTCTGGTGAagtttttgtttgaatttttttttttttaaaaagctgatattttataatattgatgtTTGCATATAATTAAGGAAGGGTACCATTGATGAGAAATTCAATGGGCATATAACCTACTGGAATTTGAATCTAACTTCACTTATCATGAGTAGGAGTGGCGAATTCATCAATACCCATTCACCATCATTAGATTAAGAATATATCAAAACCATCATTCTCTGCCTCTTTTCTTTGCATTGCCTTGCATCAAAAAATTGCTGAATAGATAATTGGTCCAAGTAATGttatctttcttcttccttcacTTTTCTCTTATT
The sequence above is drawn from the Ricinus communis isolate WT05 ecotype wild-type chromosome 7, ASM1957865v1, whole genome shotgun sequence genome and encodes:
- the LOC8267999 gene encoding monooxygenase 2 is translated as MEMVQDAVIVGAGIAGLATAVALKRVGIQALILERSDGLRATGSALTLFPNAWLALDALGVSHKLTSFYSSALRGSVTNVATGAVQEISFVGNNGGPKSVHRKALLEALVQELPADSVRFSSKFTAIEMVEQGGTSIPVVHLEDGTTVKSKVLIGCDGVHSVVAQWLGLSAPFHSGRSSVRGLSVFPQGHGLEQAIKQFVDVGKRAGFVPLNDKEIYWFLTCPEEKNMQRDPELIQKEVVEKYAENFPSLFLEVVRHADLSTLTWAPLMLRHPWNVIFGNLSKGNVTVAGDAMHPMTPDLGQGGCSALEDAVVLGRHIGNSFIKNGRFVEEDMALALEGYVKERRWRAAGLITGSYLSGWIQQSGSNWWMKFLRDAIFYGFLFRKVLNAVVYDCGTLPSAPGEQHSSNKTD